The Urbifossiella limnaea genome has a window encoding:
- a CDS encoding Trm112 family protein translates to MDDAVLALLRCPLDPRRQATLSRDQQVLVCSGCHVRFPIRNGLPILVPDEGELPAGVRSFDRLPCRRRGPG, encoded by the coding sequence ATGGACGACGCCGTTCTCGCACTCCTCCGCTGTCCGCTCGACCCCCGACGTCAGGCCACTCTCAGCCGCGACCAGCAGGTTCTCGTCTGCTCGGGGTGCCACGTCAGGTTCCCCATCAGGAACGGCCTGCCGATACTGGTCCCCGACGAGGGCGAGCTGCCCGCCGGCGTAAGGTCTTTCGACCGACTGCCGTGTCGTCGTCGCGGTCCGGGTTGA